In one Sphingobium indicum B90A genomic region, the following are encoded:
- a CDS encoding phytoene/squalene synthase family protein encodes MPSEFPDRPTLIAQARESIARGSKSFALASKLFDRPTRERAWLLYAWCRKCDDIADGQDHGGTMRGVADGQARLSTIRVLTDAALQGEPTGDPAFDGFGLVMRECAIPERYAHDLIEGFALDAREWRPRSEADMLRYCYHVAGAVGCMMAILMGVDPGDEATLDRACDLGLAFQLANIARDISEDEAAGRCYLPEEWLVEMDVPPGEHMKPWVRPRLAILARRLADRAAAYEESARHGTGALPPRSAWAVLAAAGIYGGIAREVARRGEHAWDRRVVTPKGDKLGWVLRAGLQVPGRARRWPAAQARPASLWTRPLS; translated from the coding sequence ATGCCCTCAGAATTTCCAGACCGCCCAACTCTCATCGCCCAGGCCCGCGAGAGCATCGCCCGCGGCTCCAAATCCTTCGCGCTTGCGTCCAAACTTTTCGACCGCCCAACCCGCGAACGCGCATGGCTGCTCTACGCCTGGTGCCGCAAATGCGACGACATAGCGGACGGCCAGGACCATGGCGGTACGATGCGCGGCGTCGCGGACGGCCAGGCGCGCCTCTCCACCATCCGCGTCCTCACCGATGCCGCGCTCCAGGGCGAACCCACCGGCGACCCGGCCTTCGACGGCTTCGGCCTCGTCATGCGGGAATGCGCCATTCCGGAACGCTACGCCCATGACCTGATCGAAGGCTTCGCCCTCGACGCCCGCGAATGGCGGCCCCGCAGCGAGGCGGACATGCTGCGCTATTGCTATCATGTCGCGGGCGCGGTCGGCTGCATGATGGCGATCTTGATGGGCGTCGACCCAGGCGATGAAGCCACGCTCGACCGCGCCTGCGACCTCGGCCTCGCCTTCCAGCTCGCCAATATCGCCCGCGACATCAGCGAGGATGAGGCCGCCGGCCGCTGCTACCTGCCGGAGGAATGGCTGGTCGAAATGGACGTGCCCCCCGGCGAGCATATGAAGCCCTGGGTCCGCCCGCGCCTCGCCATCCTCGCCCGCCGCTTGGCCGACAGGGCCGCCGCCTATGAGGAAAGCGCCCGCCACGGCACCGGCGCCCTGCCGCCCCGATCCGCCTGGGCGGTGCTGGCGGCGGCGGGCATCTATGGCGGCATCGCCCGCGAAGTCGCCCGCCGGGGCGAGCACGCCTGGGACCGCCGCGTCGTCACGCCGAAGGGCGACAAGCTGGGCTGGGTTCTCCGCGCCGGCCTCCAGGTGCCGGGCCGCGCCCGCCGCTGGCCCGCCGCGCAGGCGCGTCCGGCCTCCCTGTGGACCCGCCCCCTAAGCTGA